One part of the Streptomyces sp. NBC_00286 genome encodes these proteins:
- a CDS encoding putative glycolipid-binding domain-containing protein yields the protein MSVSRVLTWEVIASTGYETAWVEVGAGGLTARGRAVGTVPEPYWISYELDTADGFVTRRLYVTAESADGTRTLDLRHDGAGRWTANGDRLPDVDGALDCDLGSCPLTNTMPVLRHGLHQASGEREFLMALVSVPELDVLPSPQTYTHLGQGKIRFVSGDFRSDIEFDEDGFVVDYPGIGTRLGRSGG from the coding sequence ATGTCCGTCTCACGTGTTCTCACTTGGGAAGTTATTGCCAGCACTGGGTACGAGACTGCCTGGGTCGAAGTGGGGGCCGGTGGGCTTACGGCGCGCGGGCGTGCTGTTGGGACGGTGCCGGAGCCGTACTGGATCTCCTACGAGCTCGACACGGCCGACGGGTTCGTGACGCGTCGGCTGTACGTCACCGCTGAGTCCGCGGACGGTACTCGTACGCTCGATCTGCGGCATGACGGAGCGGGACGGTGGACGGCGAACGGTGACCGTCTGCCCGATGTCGACGGTGCTCTCGACTGCGACCTCGGCTCCTGCCCGCTCACCAACACCATGCCGGTGCTACGGCATGGGCTCCATCAGGCGTCCGGGGAACGGGAGTTCCTGATGGCGCTGGTTTCGGTGCCGGAGCTGGACGTACTGCCGTCGCCGCAGACCTACACGCACCTGGGCCAGGGCAAGATTCGCTTCGTGTCCGGGGACTTTCGCAGCGACATCGAGTTCGACGAGGACGGCTTCGTAGTCGATTACCCGGGGATCGGGACACGGCTTGGGCGGTCCGGCGGGTAG